One window of Phycisphaeraceae bacterium genomic DNA carries:
- the metF gene encoding methylenetetrahydrofolate reductase [NAD(P)H], which produces MHILEHIKARGTTFSFEFFPPRTPEAAASLFDAIRELTPLKPSFVSVTYGAGGSTRELTRDLVIRIKRETTLDPIPHLTCVGHTEGEIREILSRYAEAGVGNIMALRGDRPKDGPAGGDFEHAGALVSLIRSLNTSGTHAGTGDPRGFGVGVAGYPEGHPETPNRLLEMERLKAKVDAGADFIVTQLFFDNRDFYDFRDRCELAGIRVPVLAGIMPITSMEGMKRMSELALGARFPAPLIRALNRTGGAAEGARRVGIHWATEQCRDLLDHHVAGIHFYTLNRSTATREIYTTLGVQDSSMLASGHIGGSPGR; this is translated from the coding sequence ATGCACATTCTGGAGCACATCAAGGCGAGGGGCACGACGTTCTCTTTCGAGTTCTTTCCTCCGAGGACTCCGGAAGCCGCGGCGTCGCTGTTTGATGCGATCCGTGAGTTGACTCCCCTGAAGCCGTCGTTTGTTTCTGTGACGTATGGAGCGGGCGGTTCGACGCGGGAGTTGACGCGTGACCTCGTGATCAGGATCAAGCGTGAGACGACGCTGGATCCGATCCCGCACCTGACGTGCGTCGGGCATACGGAGGGAGAGATCAGGGAGATTCTGAGCCGGTACGCCGAGGCGGGCGTCGGGAACATCATGGCGCTACGGGGTGACCGGCCGAAGGATGGGCCTGCCGGGGGGGACTTCGAGCACGCGGGGGCTCTGGTGTCGCTGATCCGAAGTCTGAACACCTCGGGGACGCACGCGGGCACCGGCGACCCGCGGGGTTTCGGGGTCGGGGTTGCGGGTTATCCCGAGGGGCATCCGGAGACACCGAACCGGTTGCTCGAGATGGAGCGGCTGAAGGCGAAGGTGGATGCGGGGGCGGACTTCATCGTGACGCAGTTGTTCTTCGATAACCGGGACTTTTATGACTTCCGGGATCGTTGCGAGTTGGCGGGGATCCGTGTGCCTGTGCTGGCGGGGATCATGCCGATCACCTCGATGGAGGGCATGAAGCGGATGTCGGAACTCGCGCTGGGTGCGCGATTCCCCGCGCCCCTCATCCGTGCGCTGAACCGGACCGGTGGAGCGGCCGAGGGGGCCAGACGCGTGGGGATTCACTGGGCGACGGAGCAGTGCCGCGACCTGCTCGATCATCATGTGGCTGGGATCCATTTCTACACGCTGAACCGTTCGACGGCGACCCGAGAGATCTACACAACGCTCGGGGTGCAGGATTCGTCGATGCTGGCGTCTGGCCATATCGGCGGCTCCCCCGGGAGGTAG
- a CDS encoding type II secretion system protein GspG, whose protein sequence is MHNRPVPAQLQAHTRFAAFAMIVSASVVPAAHSIEPERASSAPYIRVVDDETAQTVRLEVAARRFEHPADERPVIRMAGAVHIGDAVFYESLQSLMDAQDVVLFESVKPSGSGELPPNATDEDKARYTKRRLKLLSMLIEREAQRSGTLPASIEGAERSADDRFARIMSAARQDAWGGAIRYEVSDDGERFTLTSDGADGVPGGEGLDADLFHEARRPSPGEHAESSGGIQKQLASSLGLVFQPEAMNEGGPNWRNSDMSVDQVQERMEAHGTDASPLFNMLSGESFTARFAGVMLRLITASEQSRSMTKLAMVEMLGSADQLLAAGGGVGMPGGEGFLKVIIEERNEVVIADLVRIIENEPDVRTIGILYGAGHLAHLESRLADLGYLPVEDQWFPAITIDLAASGMSAQQAAAMRQMMRTSIERQLKAAQRRR, encoded by the coding sequence ATGCACAATCGACCCGTTCCAGCACAGTTGCAGGCGCACACCAGATTCGCCGCGTTCGCGATGATCGTCTCCGCCTCGGTGGTGCCGGCGGCACACTCGATCGAGCCCGAGAGAGCGTCTTCGGCTCCCTACATCAGAGTCGTCGACGACGAAACGGCTCAAACAGTTCGTCTCGAAGTGGCGGCCCGTCGCTTCGAGCACCCCGCCGACGAGCGACCCGTGATCCGCATGGCCGGAGCCGTGCACATCGGTGACGCCGTCTTCTATGAGTCGCTCCAGTCACTGATGGACGCCCAGGATGTCGTCCTGTTTGAGAGCGTCAAGCCCAGCGGCTCTGGCGAACTCCCGCCGAACGCGACCGACGAGGACAAGGCAAGGTACACCAAACGCCGCCTCAAGCTCCTCTCCATGCTTATCGAGCGCGAAGCCCAGCGATCCGGCACGCTCCCCGCATCGATCGAAGGCGCGGAGAGATCGGCAGATGATCGCTTCGCTCGCATCATGTCCGCCGCCAGGCAGGACGCATGGGGCGGAGCGATCCGATACGAAGTCTCGGATGATGGCGAGCGGTTCACACTCACGAGCGATGGTGCCGACGGTGTGCCCGGCGGGGAGGGGCTCGACGCCGACCTCTTTCACGAGGCCCGACGCCCGAGCCCCGGCGAACACGCCGAGTCGTCCGGCGGCATCCAGAAACAACTCGCATCATCCCTCGGGCTTGTTTTCCAGCCCGAGGCCATGAACGAGGGCGGACCCAACTGGCGGAACAGCGACATGTCCGTCGACCAGGTGCAGGAACGCATGGAAGCACATGGAACGGACGCGTCGCCGCTGTTCAACATGCTCAGCGGCGAGTCCTTCACCGCCCGGTTCGCCGGCGTTATGCTCAGGTTGATCACCGCTTCTGAACAGTCACGCTCAATGACCAAACTCGCGATGGTCGAGATGCTCGGCTCCGCCGACCAATTGCTCGCAGCGGGCGGCGGAGTTGGCATGCCCGGCGGCGAGGGGTTCCTCAAGGTCATCATCGAAGAGCGGAATGAGGTCGTCATCGCAGACCTGGTTCGCATCATCGAGAACGAGCCGGACGTCCGGACCATCGGAATCCTGTACGGGGCAGGCCACCTGGCGCACCTCGAATCACGCCTGGCAGACCTGGGCTACCTCCCGGTCGAAGACCAGTGGTTCCCTGCCATCACGATCGATCTCGCCGCTTCCGGCATGTCCGCGCAGCAGGCCGCAGCGATGCGTCAGATGATGCGCACCTCGATCGAGCGCCAACTCAAGGCAGCGCAGCGTCGCCGCTGA
- the fsa gene encoding fructose-6-phosphate aldolase: protein MELYIDTANLAEIKEANALGVLDGVTTNPSLIAKEGIDYGKRLAEICAVVSGPVSAEVIATDYDGMMKEGRERAKIAPNIVVKLPSTVDGLKACKAFSDEGIKTNMTLCFQPLQAWMVAKAGAYLVSPFIGRLDDVAEDGMVLIQQIRQIYDNYGFKTKILAASIRHNKHMVDCAMVGADVATVPYNVIQQFMKHPLTDSGLKKFIEDYKKAFG from the coding sequence ATGGAGCTTTACATCGACACGGCGAACCTTGCTGAGATCAAGGAAGCCAACGCGCTCGGCGTTCTCGACGGCGTAACGACGAATCCATCGTTGATCGCGAAAGAGGGGATCGACTACGGGAAGCGGCTGGCGGAGATCTGCGCGGTCGTGAGCGGTCCGGTTTCCGCCGAGGTGATCGCCACAGACTACGACGGGATGATGAAAGAGGGGCGGGAGCGCGCGAAGATCGCTCCGAACATCGTCGTGAAGCTGCCGAGCACGGTGGATGGGCTGAAGGCGTGCAAGGCGTTCAGCGATGAGGGGATCAAGACCAACATGACGCTGTGCTTCCAGCCGCTCCAGGCGTGGATGGTCGCCAAGGCGGGCGCGTACTTGGTCAGCCCGTTCATCGGTCGGCTCGACGACGTTGCCGAGGATGGGATGGTGCTGATCCAGCAGATCCGGCAGATCTACGACAACTACGGGTTCAAGACGAAGATTCTGGCTGCGTCGATCCGCCACAACAAGCACATGGTGGACTGCGCGATGGTCGGCGCGGATGTGGCGACGGTGCCTTACAACGTGATCCAGCAGTTCATGAAGCACCCGCTGACGGACTCGGGGCTCAAGAAGTTCATCGAGGACTACAAGAAGGCGTTCGGCTGA
- a CDS encoding AMP-binding protein yields MPLAHEILRTLLRRPFRVATIDDRGPRKGIELIVGALHLAELIERRSRSQTVGIMLPTGAGMPVASLAAWMLGRTVVPLNYVLKPEELQYVIDDCGTDIVITAQAFLDAVNQSPSVPNLVKLDKIAFSGAPEPRWPARVSEDDLAVLLYTSGTSGKPKGVMLTHRNILSNINQCLEWVHFTDRDVLLGVIPQFHSFGLTVLTLLPLVTGCRAIYTAKFVPNKIIKLMREHRPTAFVGIPSMYNALLHLKDATPDDFRSLRLPISGGEPLPAAVLEAFEARFGIRLCEGYGLTETSPVTNVCRPEEWRQGSVGRPVPGVNERIVDLDTGRDLPPGHDGEIRIAGPNIMRGYFNLPKETAAAFDSDGYFRTGDIGQLDSDGFLKITGRLKEMLIVAGENVFPREIEDVLNRHPAVRDSGVVGASDPMRGEIPIAFVEMNEGASFDEREILGWCRERLAGYKVPREVRTLDALPRNPTGKIMRRELKKMI; encoded by the coding sequence GTGCCACTCGCCCATGAGATCCTCCGAACGCTGCTCCGACGCCCCTTCCGGGTCGCCACGATCGATGACAGGGGCCCGCGAAAGGGCATCGAACTCATCGTCGGAGCCCTCCACCTCGCGGAACTGATCGAACGACGCAGCCGCTCACAGACCGTCGGCATCATGCTCCCGACCGGGGCAGGCATGCCCGTCGCCTCGCTCGCGGCGTGGATGCTCGGCAGGACCGTCGTCCCACTCAACTATGTCCTCAAGCCGGAGGAACTCCAGTACGTCATCGACGACTGCGGCACCGACATCGTCATCACCGCACAGGCCTTCCTCGATGCCGTCAACCAGTCACCCTCCGTACCCAATCTCGTCAAGCTCGACAAGATCGCCTTCTCTGGCGCGCCCGAGCCGCGTTGGCCGGCACGCGTCTCCGAAGACGATCTGGCAGTCCTGCTCTATACATCCGGCACCAGCGGCAAGCCCAAAGGGGTCATGCTCACACATCGCAACATCCTCTCGAACATCAACCAGTGTCTGGAGTGGGTCCATTTCACCGATCGTGACGTCCTTTTGGGTGTCATCCCGCAGTTCCATTCGTTCGGGCTCACAGTCCTGACGCTCCTCCCGCTCGTCACGGGATGCCGCGCGATCTACACGGCCAAGTTCGTCCCCAACAAGATCATCAAACTCATGCGCGAGCACCGCCCGACGGCCTTCGTCGGCATCCCCTCCATGTACAACGCGCTCCTCCATCTCAAGGACGCGACCCCCGACGACTTCCGTTCCCTCCGGCTCCCGATCTCCGGGGGTGAGCCGCTTCCCGCTGCCGTTCTCGAGGCCTTCGAGGCGCGATTCGGCATCCGCCTCTGCGAGGGATACGGGCTGACGGAGACCTCCCCCGTCACAAACGTCTGCCGACCCGAAGAGTGGCGTCAGGGCTCCGTCGGTCGTCCGGTGCCGGGCGTCAACGAGCGCATCGTCGATCTCGACACGGGCCGCGATCTCCCACCCGGGCACGACGGCGAGATCCGCATCGCAGGACCGAACATCATGCGGGGATACTTCAACCTCCCCAAGGAAACCGCAGCGGCATTCGACAGCGACGGGTACTTCCGCACCGGCGACATCGGCCAGCTCGACTCCGACGGCTTCCTCAAGATCACCGGCCGCCTGAAAGAGATGCTCATTGTCGCGGGTGAGAACGTCTTCCCCCGCGAAATCGAGGACGTGCTGAACCGCCACCCGGCCGTGCGCGACTCAGGCGTCGTTGGCGCGTCCGATCCCATGCGTGGCGAGATACCGATCGCGTTCGTTGAAATGAACGAGGGCGCATCCTTCGACGAGCGAGAAATCCTCGGCTGGTGCAGGGAACGCCTCGCCGGCTACAAAGTGCCACGCGAAGTGAGAACGCTCGACGCCCTCCCCCGCAATCCAACGGGGAAGATCATGCGCCGCGAACTCAAGAAGATGATCTGA
- a CDS encoding UvrD-helicase domain-containing protein, with translation MDVDVFAWRPELMGQFAEVPPDRDPLLADLTPPQREAVLHTEGPLLVLAAAGSGKTRVITRRIAHLIRMGVPAWSILALTFTNKAAGEMRERVSVLLGEGRHSRGLTVSTFHALCARLLRKYAEVAALPGLKPDFAIYDTSDQTALLKRVIADLSLSTSNWPPRSVLSAISNAKNELLTAEAFAARAGDFYSRSIARIYTAYERALRTAGAVDFDDLLVLTAMMLERSAEVREDCHRRWQYMLIDEYQDTNKAQFKIASLLIGSDATIPGEGGEGRGPNVCVVGDPDQAIYGWRGADISNILDFEENYPSARVVTLGENFRSTAPILGAADALIRNNKRRRHKDLFTTRAGGEKPVVVMTRDEQHEAAIVADYLRRVRHESEEPLGWRDMAVFYRTNSLSRVIEDAFRGAGIPYTIARGTSFFEREEVRNALSYLRVVANPADDVSLRRIVNTPSRGIGETSIDHVQQWASERGLPLLEAMRCAPDIADVSSRARSSIGTFLEMIDHWTGSGTFMGARVSSSLADLVERVIRESGLEAHYLALSKAGKSEADLERPENLAELVSSARQFEIEFDPDADPASFPGADAAREGRLAQVPPLLALLRAYLESVALVADADAVDPEQGSVTLMTLHAAKGLEFKVVAIIGLEEGLLPHSRAQTSDSQLEEERRLFFVGITRAMRHLQVSSSRYRTIRGVPERTIMSRFLEELPREHVSFSEQADPFADADPFGDDFDAPPVRRNASGGTSGTGLSQRGASAPTAGGSGLPIGCRVRHPQFGEGVVVTVTGGMGARATVRFSSVGTKTLVLQYARLSRID, from the coding sequence ATGGATGTCGATGTGTTCGCATGGAGGCCGGAGTTGATGGGTCAGTTTGCCGAAGTGCCGCCCGATCGCGATCCGCTGCTGGCGGACCTGACTCCTCCTCAGCGTGAGGCGGTTCTCCATACGGAGGGTCCTCTGCTTGTGCTCGCTGCCGCGGGTTCGGGGAAGACGCGGGTCATCACACGACGGATCGCGCACCTGATTCGAATGGGTGTTCCGGCGTGGTCGATCCTGGCGTTGACGTTCACGAACAAGGCGGCGGGGGAGATGCGGGAGCGTGTGTCGGTGCTGCTCGGCGAGGGGCGGCACTCGCGCGGGCTGACGGTCTCGACGTTCCACGCGTTGTGCGCGCGGTTGCTGAGGAAGTACGCCGAGGTGGCGGCGTTGCCGGGTCTGAAGCCGGACTTTGCGATCTACGACACGTCGGATCAGACGGCCCTGCTCAAGCGGGTGATTGCGGACCTGTCGCTGTCGACGAGCAACTGGCCGCCTCGGTCCGTGCTCTCGGCGATCAGCAACGCGAAGAACGAGTTGCTGACCGCAGAGGCCTTCGCGGCTCGTGCGGGTGACTTCTACTCGCGGTCCATCGCCAGGATCTACACCGCTTACGAGCGAGCGCTGCGCACGGCGGGGGCTGTCGATTTCGATGATCTGCTCGTGCTGACGGCCATGATGCTGGAGCGTTCGGCCGAGGTGCGTGAGGACTGCCACCGGCGCTGGCAGTACATGCTGATCGATGAGTATCAGGACACGAACAAGGCGCAGTTCAAGATCGCGTCGCTCTTGATCGGCTCTGACGCGACGATCCCGGGTGAGGGTGGCGAGGGGCGCGGTCCGAACGTGTGTGTTGTCGGGGATCCGGATCAGGCGATCTACGGGTGGCGCGGCGCGGACATCTCGAACATCCTGGACTTTGAAGAGAACTACCCGAGCGCGCGGGTCGTGACGCTCGGCGAGAACTTTCGTTCGACGGCTCCGATCCTGGGCGCGGCTGATGCCCTGATCCGGAACAACAAGAGGCGTCGCCACAAGGACCTGTTCACCACGAGGGCGGGCGGAGAGAAGCCGGTTGTTGTGATGACGCGCGACGAGCAGCATGAGGCGGCGATCGTCGCGGATTATCTGAGGCGGGTCAGGCATGAGTCTGAGGAGCCGCTGGGTTGGCGTGACATGGCGGTCTTCTATCGCACGAACTCGCTCTCACGCGTCATCGAGGACGCGTTTCGAGGCGCGGGGATCCCTTACACGATCGCACGCGGCACGTCGTTCTTTGAGCGTGAAGAGGTGCGGAACGCGCTGAGTTATCTGCGAGTGGTGGCGAATCCAGCGGACGATGTCTCGCTGAGGAGGATCGTGAACACGCCGAGCCGCGGGATCGGCGAGACTTCGATCGACCACGTTCAGCAGTGGGCGAGTGAACGCGGACTTCCCCTGCTGGAGGCGATGCGGTGCGCGCCGGACATCGCGGATGTGTCGTCGCGGGCGAGGTCGTCGATCGGGACGTTCCTTGAGATGATCGACCACTGGACGGGCTCCGGCACCTTCATGGGGGCGAGGGTCTCTTCGTCTCTCGCGGATCTCGTCGAGCGTGTGATCCGCGAGTCGGGTCTTGAGGCGCACTACCTTGCGCTCTCAAAGGCGGGCAAGTCCGAGGCGGACCTTGAGCGGCCGGAGAACCTCGCGGAGCTTGTCTCCTCGGCAAGGCAGTTCGAGATCGAGTTTGACCCCGATGCCGACCCGGCGAGTTTCCCCGGTGCTGACGCGGCTCGCGAGGGTCGGCTGGCGCAGGTGCCTCCGCTGCTTGCCCTGCTTCGGGCTTATCTGGAGTCGGTTGCGCTTGTTGCTGACGCGGACGCGGTGGATCCTGAGCAGGGGTCGGTCACGCTGATGACGCTGCACGCGGCAAAGGGCCTGGAGTTCAAGGTCGTGGCGATCATCGGCCTGGAGGAGGGTCTGCTCCCCCACTCCCGCGCGCAGACATCCGACTCGCAACTCGAGGAGGAGCGGCGTCTGTTCTTCGTCGGGATCACGCGTGCGATGAGGCACCTGCAGGTGTCGAGTTCGAGGTACAGAACGATCCGAGGCGTGCCCGAGCGGACGATTATGAGCAGATTTCTCGAAGAGCTGCCGAGGGAGCATGTCTCGTTCTCAGAGCAGGCAGATCCGTTTGCGGACGCGGATCCCTTTGGCGACGACTTTGATGCCCCTCCGGTGAGACGAAACGCCAGCGGCGGCACCTCCGGCACGGGTCTGTCACAGCGCGGCGCGTCGGCTCCGACGGCGGGCGGGAGCGGGCTGCCGATCGGCTGTCGCGTGAGACACCCGCAATTCGGCGAGGGTGTCGTCGTGACTGTCACCGGAGGGATGGGGGCGAGAGCGACGGTGCGATTCAGCAGCGTCGGCACGAAGACGCTTGTTCTTCAGTATGCGCGGCTGTCGCGGATCGACTGA
- a CDS encoding SPOR domain-containing protein, which produces MKSNRFSRFVQVMALAVMGAGLVLGGCKSAKSTSYMDAYNSGNHAEAYKRASEASVSGPQAQREQAALVAGLSAHSLGRDSDAKRHLQPLAYSSNPEVAGKANATLGLMAEAQGDNAAAARAFELAGSKLTGDEAARAYLHAGDAYAAAGNKTLADSMYKRGLSMATGDIGLSSTIRERMNAPAAGGETAGNFGGSASGPFSIQLGAFSSRANAERLASQVAGSAATMGMGQPRIVPTNKNGQTLFAVRVGGFGTRNEAAAARDRFGKGGFVAANAD; this is translated from the coding sequence ATGAAGAGCAACCGTTTCTCTCGATTCGTTCAGGTCATGGCGCTGGCCGTCATGGGTGCGGGACTGGTCCTCGGGGGCTGCAAGTCAGCCAAGAGCACCAGCTACATGGACGCATACAACAGCGGGAACCACGCTGAAGCGTACAAGAGGGCTTCGGAGGCCTCGGTTTCCGGCCCACAGGCACAGCGTGAGCAGGCGGCCCTGGTCGCGGGTCTGTCGGCGCACTCGCTCGGGCGTGATTCGGACGCGAAGCGTCACCTCCAGCCCCTTGCGTACTCCTCGAATCCCGAGGTGGCCGGCAAGGCAAATGCGACGCTCGGCCTGATGGCCGAGGCCCAGGGCGATAACGCGGCTGCGGCGCGGGCGTTCGAGCTGGCAGGATCGAAACTGACCGGGGATGAGGCGGCGCGGGCGTATCTGCATGCCGGGGATGCCTATGCCGCGGCTGGGAACAAGACACTGGCGGATTCGATGTACAAGCGTGGGCTCTCGATGGCGACGGGCGACATCGGTCTCTCGTCGACGATCCGCGAACGGATGAACGCGCCTGCGGCCGGAGGCGAGACCGCCGGCAACTTCGGCGGGTCGGCATCCGGTCCGTTCTCGATCCAGTTGGGGGCCTTCTCGTCGCGTGCGAACGCGGAGCGGCTGGCGTCGCAGGTTGCGGGCTCTGCGGCGACCATGGGGATGGGGCAGCCCAGGATCGTTCCGACGAACAAGAACGGGCAGACGCTGTTCGCGGTTCGTGTGGGCGGATTTGGGACCAGGAACGAGGCGGCAGCGGCTCGCGATCGGTTTGGAAAGGGCGGCTTTGTAGCCGCGAACGCGGACTGA